A stretch of DNA from Catenulispora acidiphila DSM 44928:
GCGAGGGTTCCACGATGGCCTTCCCGCCCGGCACGGTCTTCGGGGAGCGCTACATCGCGGTCGGCGCGCACGTGCTGATCGGCGCGAGCGTCACCCTGTCCGCCGGTTTCGTCCCGGGTCTGGACCTGGGCCCGGAGACCCTGGTGCGGATCGGCGACGGCGTGGTGCTCGGGCGCGGCAGCCACGTGGTCGGCCACCGCTCGATCGACATCGGCGACGACGTCTACACCGGTCCGCACGTCTACATCACCGACCAGAACCACGGCTACGACGACCCCGACGTCCCGATCGGCAAGCAGTGGCCCAGCGAGGCGCCGGTGCGCATCGGCCCGGGCTGCTGGATCGGCGCGAACGCGGTGATCCTGCCGGGCACGGTCCTGGGCCGCAACGTGGTCGTGGCGGCCGGCAGCGTGGTCCGCGGCGAGTTCCCGGACCACTGCGTGGTCGGCGGCGTCCCGGCGAAGATGCTGCGTCGCTACGAGCCCACGACCGGCTGGGCACGCGTGGACTCTCTCCAGGCCCAGAGCAGGAACGCCAGTCCCGCCAACGGATAGAGCGAGCTCAGCAGCATCTGCAACGGGTTCAGATCGGGGGAGGGCCCGATCACCTTGTGCGGCACCGCCCAGATCAGGAACGACAGGAACACCGCGCACCACACGACCGCGAGCCTAGGCGCGCGCACAGCCAGCAGCATCGCCACGGGAACGGCCCACACCCAGTGGTGCGACCAGCTGATCGGGGAGATCAACAACCCGGTGACCGCGCAGGCGAGCGCGCCGAGCGCGTCGTCGCCCCGCCTCGCGTTCCGCGCCGCCACCCACAGCCCCGCCGCGACCACGACGACGGCCGCGACCGCCCACAGCGCCTTGGGGTCGTCGATGTGCGTGATCCGCGCGATCATCCCGGACAGCGACTGGTTGTCGGTGATGTAGGTCTTGCCGACCTGATCGGTGTCGAAGACCTTGTGCAGCCAGAACTTCACCGACGCGTGGGGGAGCAGGACGAACCCGACCGCCATGGTCCCGACGGCGCTGAGCGCCGAGACGGCGGCCTCGCGGCGACGCCCGGCGAGCAGGAACCACAGGATGAAGACGCCAGGGGTCAGCTTGATGCCGGTCGCCAGCCCGATTCCCAGACCGCGCGGCCATTTGCTGCCCGGCGCGCGCGTGAGATCGAAGAGGATCAGCGCGGCCAACGCCAGGTTGATCTGCCCGTAGCGCAACGTGGTCCACACCGGCTCGAACCACAGCCCGAGCCCGGCGATCGCGGCGAGGAGCGCCCACCGCTCGGCGAAGCCGGGTCGGTCCATCCATCCGCCGATCAGCTTCGCCGCCAGGTGCACCACCAGCGCCAGCAACACGATGTTGGCGGCGGTCACCAGGACCTTCAGCGCGCCGACCGGGATCCAGCTGATCGCCGCGAACAGCAGCGCCGCGAAGGGCGGGTACGTCGCCGGCAGCTGGTTGCCGCCAGCGGTGTCCACCTTGACGCCGGCGCCGTAGAGGTCGCGGCCGTGGAGCACCGCCTGCCCCTCGAACCGGTAGACGACCATGTCGATCATCGTCGGGTGGGCGAGCGCGCGGACCACGAGGTAGCCGGCCAGGCTCAGGGCGGCGAAGACGCCGAGCAGGACGGTGAGGCTTCGTCGGCCGGAAGGGCTTTGTCGGCCGGAGAGGCTTCGTCGGTCGGGGAGGCGCGCCACCCAGGAGACCTTACGGGATCTCTCCCTATCGGATCTCCACGATCGGCAGCCTCAACGCACCCGGAGCCGCCTCCGGGACCGCGGGCTTTGCCGGCCGCACATAGGGAATCCGCTTGTACGGTTCCCCTAGCGCGGGGCGCGTGTCCGCCTCGCCCTTGTTCGGCCAGAACGCGGCGGCACGCTCGGCCATCGCCGTGATCGTCAGCGAGGGGTTCACGCCGAGATTCGCCGAGACCGTCGAGCCGTCCGCGACGTACAGGCCGGGGTGGCCGAACACGCGGTGGTAAGGGTCGACGACGCCGTGGTCGCGGTCGCGGCCGATGACGCAGCCACCGATGATGTGCGCGGTCATGGGGATGTTGAACAGGTCGCCGACGGTGCCGCCGGGGATGCCGTTGATGCGAGCCGCGGTGCGGGTCACGGCTTCGTTGCCGGCCGGGATCCAGGTCGGGTTGGGCTGACCGTGGCCTTGGCGGGTGGTGAGTTTGTTCTTGCCGAACAAGCCGCGTTTGCGGGAGACGGTCAGCGAGTTGTCCAGGGCCTGCATCACCAGCAGGATGATCGAGCGCTCCGCGAACTTGCGGCTGGGCAGCATGCGCGGGACCCAGGAGGGGTGCTTCACGCCGATGCCGAGCAGCTTGATCCAGCGCGGGGTGCGGCCCTCGCCGTCGGTCAGTCCGGTCTTCAGCAACCCCATCGCGCCGCTGCCGCGGCCGTAGCGCACCGGCTCGATGTGCGTGTGGTCGTCGGGGTGGAAGGAGGAGGTGATGGCCACCCCTTCCGTGAAGTCGTACTGCCGCGGCTTCTTGGCCATCGCGCCGAGGAGCGATTCGGAGTTGGTGCGGGTCAGTTCGCCCAGGCGCGGGGACAGCGACGGCAGCGATCCGTCGCCGGCCAGTTTGTGCAGGAGGCGCTGGGTTCCCAGGGCGCCGGCGCTGAAGACGACGTGCTCGGCGGTCAGGGTGCGCCGGCCCTTGGCGAACCACGCTCCGGTCGAGGACACGCGCACCTGGTAGCCGCCGCCGTCGAGCAGCGGTGTCACGCTCTCGACGGTCGTCAGCGGATGCACCTCGGCGCCGAGCTTCTCGGCGAGATACAGGTAGTTCTTGACGAGGGTGTTCTTGGCGTTGTGCCGGCATCCGGTCATGCATGCGCCGCACTGCAGGCACGGGTTCCGGTCCGGACCCGCGCCGCCGAAGAAGGGGTCGGAGACAGGGGCGGCCGCCGTGGCATCCGGATCGCCGAAGAAGACCCCGACCGGCGTGAGGTGGAAGGTGTCCCCGACACCCATCTCCTCGGCGACCGCCTTCATCTGGACGTCCGCCGGCGTCATCGTCGGGTTCTGCACCACGCCGAGCATCCGCTTGGCTTGGTCGTAGAACGGGGCGAGTTCGGTGCGCCAGTCGGCGACGTCTTGCCAGTGCGGGTCGTCGTAGAACGGGTCGAGCGGTTCGTACAGCGTGTTCGCGTACACCAGCGACCCGCCGCCGACCCCGGCTCCGGCGAGCACGACGACGTCCTTGAGCCGGTGGATGCGCTGGATGCCCTTGCAGCCCAGCTTCGGTGCCCACAGGAACGAGCGCAGGCGCCAGGAGGTCTTAGGGAAGTCGCCGTCGGCGAAGCGGCGCCCGGCTTCCAGCACGCCGACCTTGTAGCCCTTCTCGGTGAGCCGCAGCGCGGTCACCGAACCGCCGAAGCCCGAGCCGATGACCAGCACGTCGTAGTCCACCGCTGCTCCCATGGCGCGTAGAGTAGCCCTTATTCGACAGGCAATCTAGTAGATGCCCGCAGCCGTCTGTTCAGCGACAGCTTCGATAACAAGTCGGATTTCCCAAGCCTGGGACGCAACGGCAGCCGACCTTCAGGCGTCGATAGGGGCATGAGGACTTCTGGGGCGGGGAAAGGCGGCGTCTTCGTTGCCGTGGCCGGCGCGGTGGCGCTCGGTGTGACAGGGTGCTCGTCGAACTCGGGCGGGACCAAAGCGAATACTGCGGACGCGGTTCAGCAGGCGGCGGTGGCGGCGAACACCTCCTCGGCGTCGAGCTCCACCTCGTCCTCCTCGAGCGCTCCGGCGCCGACTCCGACATCGGTGCCGACCAGCACCTCGGCCGCCGCGCCGAGCAGCTCGGCGGCGTCCAGCTCGTCCAGCACGTCGAGCTCGTCCTCGGCGCCGCATTCGACCTCGGCGCCGAGCACCAAGCCGACGACGAAGCCCTCGACGAAGCCGTCGACGCACCCGACCACGCCGACGTCGCCGAAGCCGTCGAGCAAGCCCACCACCCCGGCGCAGCACAGCGGCTCGGGCTGGCTGGCCGGCGTGCCGATCGGCAGCAACAAGCCCGGGACGCTCGACCCGCGCTGCATGACCGGCCGCGTGATCTGCATCGACATGGAGACCCGCACGCTGCTGTGGGTCGTGGACGGCAAGCCGCAGTACGGGATGGACGTGCGCTTCGGCGACGAGAACAACCCCACCCGCAAGGGCAAGTTCGACATCACCCTGAAGATGGAGCACTGCATCTCCACGATCTACCACACGTCCATGCCCGACGCGATGTTCTTCAGCGGCGGCGAGGCGGTGCACTTCTCCATCGACTTCGCGACCTACGGCTACGCCCACCACTCCCACGGCTGCGTGAACGTCCGCGACCGGGCCGCCGTGGCGAAGCTGTTCGCCGACACCAAGCTCGGCGACGGCGTGGTGGTCTACTGAACCGCCGAAGTACACGGCCGCCGAGATACCTGGTCGGCGCGGCTCTGAACGCTCTCGGGCGTCTCCCGGTGACCTCGGTCACCACAAGGGGAGGCGCCCGTGACCGTTTTGATACAGTCTTACTACGTGCGTTTCCTCAATCAGTACTCCCCTCCGTACGACCTCACGTACGACGACGTTTTCATGGTCCCCGCCCGATCCCAGGTGGGCTCCCGCCTGGCCGTGGACCTCAGTTCGGCCGACGGCACCGGGACCACGATCCCGCTGGTCGTGGCCAACATGACCGCCGTGGCCGGCCGCCGGATGGCCGAGACCATCGCCCGCCGGGGCGGCCTCGCGATCATCCCCCAGGACATCCCCCTCGACGTGGTCTCCGACGTCATCGGCT
This window harbors:
- a CDS encoding acyltransferase, whose amino-acid sequence is MVSALGNRLAAGLWGWLARAGKVHAGSPAARRFAAFGEGSTMAFPPGTVFGERYIAVGAHVLIGASVTLSAGFVPGLDLGPETLVRIGDGVVLGRGSHVVGHRSIDIGDDVYTGPHVYITDQNHGYDDPDVPIGKQWPSEAPVRIGPGCWIGANAVILPGTVLGRNVVVAAGSVVRGEFPDHCVVGGVPAKMLRRYEPTTGWARVDSLQAQSRNASPANG
- a CDS encoding glycosyltransferase 87 family protein, translating into MARLPDRRSLSGRQSPSGRRSLTVLLGVFAALSLAGYLVVRALAHPTMIDMVVYRFEGQAVLHGRDLYGAGVKVDTAGGNQLPATYPPFAALLFAAISWIPVGALKVLVTAANIVLLALVVHLAAKLIGGWMDRPGFAERWALLAAIAGLGLWFEPVWTTLRYGQINLALAALILFDLTRAPGSKWPRGLGIGLATGIKLTPGVFILWFLLAGRRREAAVSALSAVGTMAVGFVLLPHASVKFWLHKVFDTDQVGKTYITDNQSLSGMIARITHIDDPKALWAVAAVVVVAAGLWVAARNARRGDDALGALACAVTGLLISPISWSHHWVWAVPVAMLLAVRAPRLAVVWCAVFLSFLIWAVPHKVIGPSPDLNPLQMLLSSLYPLAGLAFLLWAWRESTRAQPVVGS
- a CDS encoding FAD-dependent oxidoreductase; its protein translation is MGAAVDYDVLVIGSGFGGSVTALRLTEKGYKVGVLEAGRRFADGDFPKTSWRLRSFLWAPKLGCKGIQRIHRLKDVVVLAGAGVGGGSLVYANTLYEPLDPFYDDPHWQDVADWRTELAPFYDQAKRMLGVVQNPTMTPADVQMKAVAEEMGVGDTFHLTPVGVFFGDPDATAAAPVSDPFFGGAGPDRNPCLQCGACMTGCRHNAKNTLVKNYLYLAEKLGAEVHPLTTVESVTPLLDGGGYQVRVSSTGAWFAKGRRTLTAEHVVFSAGALGTQRLLHKLAGDGSLPSLSPRLGELTRTNSESLLGAMAKKPRQYDFTEGVAITSSFHPDDHTHIEPVRYGRGSGAMGLLKTGLTDGEGRTPRWIKLLGIGVKHPSWVPRMLPSRKFAERSIILLVMQALDNSLTVSRKRGLFGKNKLTTRQGHGQPNPTWIPAGNEAVTRTAARINGIPGGTVGDLFNIPMTAHIIGGCVIGRDRDHGVVDPYHRVFGHPGLYVADGSTVSANLGVNPSLTITAMAERAAAFWPNKGEADTRPALGEPYKRIPYVRPAKPAVPEAAPGALRLPIVEIR
- a CDS encoding L,D-transpeptidase, producing MTGRVICIDMETRTLLWVVDGKPQYGMDVRFGDENNPTRKGKFDITLKMEHCISTIYHTSMPDAMFFSGGEAVHFSIDFATYGYAHHSHGCVNVRDRAAVAKLFADTKLGDGVVVY